From one Mycobacterium colombiense CECT 3035 genomic stretch:
- a CDS encoding IS481 family transposase — MSHANARTNVFARRLIVERVAAGWPAAHVAEQLGISRATVYKWLRRYAQGGIAALADRSSRPIQMPNRTSHRVEQKVLAARRRRKRGAVVLAAELDLNPSTVGRILARHQMPHLSAIDPITGEAVRCSSRSANRYEHPTPGAMVHVDVKKLGRIPSGGGWRLHGRDAAVSVTHRHKKTKIGYDYVHTAIDDYTRLAYSEVLSDEKDPTCAGFLHRALAWFAAHGVRVRRLLTDNALVYRHGTDWGWVCSAWQLKRRFSKPGCPWTNGKAERFNRTLLNEWAYARPWTNNTLRRRGLDQFLRRYNTRRGHSALGGRPPISRLAA, encoded by the coding sequence GTGTCTCACGCTAACGCCCGTACCAATGTGTTCGCTCGTCGGCTGATTGTTGAGCGTGTCGCCGCCGGGTGGCCGGCCGCGCATGTGGCTGAGCAACTGGGGATTTCGCGGGCGACGGTGTACAAGTGGTTGCGCCGATATGCCCAGGGCGGCATTGCCGCGCTGGCTGACCGTTCGTCACGGCCGATCCAGATGCCCAACCGCACCAGCCATCGGGTCGAGCAGAAGGTGCTCGCCGCCCGCCGACGCCGTAAGCGTGGCGCTGTGGTGCTTGCCGCCGAACTGGATCTGAATCCCTCGACGGTCGGGCGAATCCTGGCGCGCCACCAGATGCCGCATCTAAGTGCCATCGACCCGATCACCGGCGAGGCGGTGCGCTGCTCTTCGCGCAGCGCCAACCGCTACGAACACCCCACGCCAGGGGCCATGGTCCATGTCGACGTCAAAAAGCTCGGCCGCATCCCTTCAGGCGGTGGCTGGCGGCTGCACGGCCGCGACGCCGCGGTCTCAGTTACCCACCGGCACAAGAAGACCAAGATCGGCTACGACTACGTCCACACCGCCATCGATGACTACACCCGGCTGGCCTACAGCGAAGTGCTCTCCGACGAGAAGGACCCGACGTGCGCTGGGTTTCTCCACCGGGCACTGGCCTGGTTCGCCGCCCACGGCGTGCGCGTGCGTCGGTTACTGACCGACAACGCGTTGGTCTACCGACACGGCACCGACTGGGGCTGGGTTTGTTCGGCCTGGCAGCTCAAACGCCGATTCAGCAAGCCCGGCTGTCCCTGGACCAACGGCAAAGCAGAACGCTTCAACCGGACCCTGCTCAACGAATGGGCCTACGCCCGGCCCTGGACCAACAACACCCTGCGCAGACGCGGTCTTGACCAATTCCTTCGCCGCTACAACACTCGACGAGGCCACTCCGCCCTCGGCGGACGACCACCAATCAGCCGACTCGCTGCCTGA
- a CDS encoding adenylate cyclase regulatory domain-containing protein: MQDGADHDIDDLLEGLEGSARTERAELVKWLFEQGVSAEEICATNPPLLLATRHLMGDDGTYVSTREISEAHGIDLGLLQQVQRAIGLVRVDDPDAAVHMRADGEAAAFTQRFVELGLDPEQLVLVVRVLAEGLSRAAEVMRYTALSAIMRPGATELEIAQASKALVAEIAPMLGPMVEHMLFMQLRHMMETEAINAAERAAGKPLPGARQITVAFADLVGFTKIGEAVSPEELGHLANRLAILARDMTVPPVRFIKTIGDAVMLVCPDPLPLLDVIVKLVEAVDTDNDFPRLRAGVASGMAVSRAGDWFGSPVNVASRVTNVARPGTVLVADSVWDVIGDRGQFSGSFAGARRLKGIKSEVKLFRVRRGDGD; the protein is encoded by the coding sequence GTGCAGGACGGGGCCGACCACGACATCGACGATCTGCTCGAGGGGCTCGAGGGCAGCGCGCGCACGGAGCGCGCCGAGCTGGTGAAGTGGCTGTTCGAGCAGGGCGTCAGCGCCGAGGAGATCTGCGCCACCAATCCGCCCTTGCTGCTGGCCACCCGCCACCTCATGGGCGACGACGGCACCTACGTGTCGACCCGCGAGATCAGCGAGGCCCACGGCATCGACCTGGGGTTGCTGCAACAGGTGCAGCGCGCGATCGGTCTGGTTCGCGTGGACGACCCCGACGCGGCCGTGCACATGCGCGCCGACGGTGAAGCCGCCGCCTTCACCCAGCGGTTCGTGGAGCTGGGACTGGATCCCGAACAACTGGTCCTGGTGGTGCGGGTGCTCGCCGAGGGGCTGTCGCGGGCCGCCGAAGTCATGCGGTACACGGCCCTTTCGGCGATCATGCGCCCCGGCGCCACCGAACTCGAAATCGCGCAGGCCTCAAAGGCTTTGGTGGCCGAGATCGCGCCCATGCTCGGCCCGATGGTCGAGCACATGCTGTTCATGCAGCTACGTCACATGATGGAGACCGAGGCGATCAATGCCGCGGAGCGGGCCGCCGGCAAGCCACTGCCGGGAGCGCGCCAGATCACCGTCGCCTTCGCTGACCTGGTCGGCTTCACGAAGATCGGCGAGGCGGTGTCACCCGAGGAGCTGGGTCATCTGGCCAACCGGCTGGCCATCCTCGCCCGGGACATGACCGTGCCCCCGGTGCGATTCATCAAGACGATCGGTGATGCGGTGATGCTCGTCTGCCCCGATCCGCTGCCGTTGCTCGACGTCATCGTCAAACTCGTCGAAGCCGTCGACACCGACAACGACTTTCCCCGGTTGCGAGCGGGGGTGGCGTCCGGGATGGCGGTGAGCCGGGCCGGTGATTGGTTCGGCAGCCCGGTCAACGTGGCGAGCCGCGTTACCAACGTGGCGCGCCCCGGCACGGTCCTGGTCGCGGACTCGGTCTGGGACGTCATCGGCGATCGCGGTCAGTTCTCCGGTTCGTTCGCCGGCGCGCGTCGCCTCAAGGGCATCAAGAGTGAGGTGAAGCTCTTTCGCGTCCGGCGCGGCGACGGCGACTAG
- a CDS encoding serine/threonine-protein kinase PknH/PknJ yields MSDEQSSRAGSMFGPYHLKRLLGRGGMGEVYEAEHTVKEWTVAVKLLSESFSRDPVFRERLKREARTAGRLQEPHVVPVHDYGEIDGQMFLEMRLVEGTDLDSVLKRFGPLTPPRAVAIITQIASALDAAHAGGVMHRDIKPQNILLTRDDFAYLVDFGIASATTDDKLTQLGTAVGTWKYMAPERFSDAEVTYRADIYALACVLFECLTGTPPYRADSAGVLVSAHMMEPIPAPSEQRPGVPKAFDAVIARGMAKKPEDRYASAGDLALAAKQALSNPDQDRAATILRRSQEAALPTVENPGAQAHAAAAPPPAYQPTYTTPPPSPFDPPSAPISGPIAAQGAAAWTPTSGPIPAAGQPAPPYYQGGNANWGGPPQFTSSTPWGQPPPKPHRNIWPIIAAVAVVLVVIASGVGIWLVVRPKPEPPQAAPLGPERLSGLLLSPADINGVMGSSSMQPGKPITATDSSSVTVSAPDCQGALYTTQDPVYAGSGYSAVSGLVSSEAGDNYDHWVNQAVVLFPSADRAKSFVQTSAEKWKGCAGKTVTVTNKSKTYRWTFAQLQGSPPKITMMDTQEGADGWECQRALSVANNVVVDINACGYHISDQGGQIADKIVGKIDSDKPEG; encoded by the coding sequence ATGAGTGACGAGCAGTCCTCACGGGCGGGGTCGATGTTCGGCCCCTACCACCTGAAGCGGCTGCTGGGCCGCGGCGGGATGGGTGAGGTCTACGAGGCCGAACACACCGTCAAAGAGTGGACGGTCGCGGTCAAACTCCTCTCCGAAAGCTTCAGCCGGGACCCGGTGTTTCGCGAGCGGTTGAAGCGCGAAGCCCGCACCGCCGGTCGTTTGCAGGAACCGCACGTGGTGCCGGTGCACGACTACGGCGAAATCGACGGCCAGATGTTCTTGGAGATGCGCCTGGTCGAGGGCACCGACCTGGACAGCGTGCTCAAGCGCTTCGGGCCGCTGACCCCGCCCCGCGCGGTCGCGATCATCACCCAGATCGCCTCCGCGCTCGACGCCGCCCATGCCGGCGGGGTGATGCACCGCGACATCAAACCGCAGAACATTCTGCTCACCCGCGACGACTTCGCCTACCTGGTCGACTTCGGCATCGCCAGCGCCACCACCGACGACAAGCTCACCCAGCTCGGCACCGCGGTCGGCACGTGGAAATACATGGCGCCAGAACGGTTTTCCGATGCGGAGGTCACCTATCGCGCCGATATCTACGCGCTGGCCTGCGTGCTGTTCGAGTGCCTGACCGGAACCCCGCCCTATCGCGCCGACAGCGCGGGCGTGCTGGTATCGGCCCACATGATGGAGCCCATCCCGGCGCCCAGCGAGCAGCGCCCGGGCGTCCCCAAGGCCTTCGACGCGGTGATCGCCCGCGGCATGGCCAAAAAGCCCGAAGACCGCTACGCCAGCGCGGGTGACCTGGCGCTGGCGGCCAAGCAAGCGCTCAGCAACCCCGACCAGGACCGCGCCGCCACCATCTTGCGCCGCAGCCAGGAAGCCGCGCTGCCCACCGTCGAGAACCCCGGCGCCCAGGCCCACGCCGCCGCTGCGCCTCCGCCGGCGTACCAGCCCACGTACACCACCCCGCCGCCGTCGCCGTTCGACCCGCCGTCGGCGCCCATTTCCGGTCCGATAGCGGCGCAGGGCGCCGCGGCATGGACTCCCACCAGCGGACCGATCCCGGCGGCCGGCCAGCCCGCTCCGCCGTATTACCAAGGCGGCAACGCCAACTGGGGTGGGCCGCCACAGTTCACCAGCTCAACACCCTGGGGCCAGCCCCCGCCCAAGCCGCACCGCAATATCTGGCCCATCATCGCCGCCGTCGCCGTGGTGCTCGTTGTCATCGCGAGCGGGGTGGGCATCTGGCTGGTCGTCCGGCCCAAGCCGGAACCACCGCAGGCCGCGCCGCTGGGACCCGAACGCCTCAGCGGCCTGCTGCTCAGTCCGGCCGACATCAACGGTGTGATGGGCTCGTCGTCGATGCAGCCGGGCAAACCGATCACCGCGACGGACAGTTCCTCGGTGACGGTGTCCGCGCCGGATTGTCAGGGCGCGCTCTACACCACCCAGGATCCGGTCTACGCCGGCAGCGGCTACTCGGCGGTCAGCGGGCTGGTGTCCTCGGAGGCGGGCGACAATTACGACCACTGGGTCAACCAGGCCGTCGTGCTCTTCCCGTCCGCCGACAGGGCCAAGAGCTTCGTGCAGACCTCCGCGGAGAAGTGGAAGGGCTGCGCCGGTAAGACGGTGACCGTCACCAACAAGAGCAAGACCTATCGGTGGACGTTCGCCCAGCTGCAGGGCAGTCCGCCGAAAATCACCATGATGGATACCCAGGAAGGCGCCGACGGCTGGGAGTGCCAGCGAGCGCTCAGCGTGGCCAACAACGTCGTCGTCGACATCAACGCGTGCGGGTACCACATCAGCGACCAGGGCGGCCAGATCGCCGACAAGATCGTCGGCAAGATCGACAGCGATAAGCCGGAAGGCTGA
- a CDS encoding BTAD domain-containing putative transcriptional regulator: MASDAADAERRVGAMADKRLEFGLLGPLEMSVDGALVPLGTPKQRAVLAMLLMNRNSPVGVDRLITALWDESPPSGARASLHSYVSNLRKLLSGAGVDPRSVLVAAPPGYRLNIPDDTCDLGRFIVEKTAGVHAAAAGRFEQASRHLSAALAEWRGPVLEDLEDFRFVDAFTASLVEEKILTHTAQAEAEIACGRAFTVITELEALTAEHPYREQLWAQLMTAYYLSDRQSDALAAYRRVQKSLADDLGIDPGQNLRALNDRILRQEPLDAKKNAMTTAAVAITVLEQFTSDRKVVAYLHEVTGRSYPLQGSTTIGRLSDNDIVLDSPKVSRHHAVVVDTGTGYIIDDLRSSNGVHVQHQRIRSAATLQDGDRVRIGDHEFTFQVAADNGDDG; this comes from the coding sequence ATGGCATCCGACGCCGCGGACGCGGAAAGGCGGGTAGGCGCGATGGCGGACAAGCGTCTCGAATTCGGTCTGCTCGGGCCGCTGGAGATGAGCGTTGACGGTGCCCTGGTGCCGCTCGGCACACCCAAACAGCGGGCGGTGCTGGCCATGCTGCTGATGAACCGCAACAGCCCGGTCGGCGTCGACCGGCTGATCACCGCGCTGTGGGACGAGTCGCCGCCGTCGGGGGCGCGGGCCAGCCTGCACTCCTACGTGTCCAACCTGCGCAAGCTGCTGAGCGGCGCCGGCGTGGACCCGCGCAGCGTACTGGTCGCGGCGCCGCCGGGGTATCGGCTCAACATTCCCGATGACACTTGCGATCTCGGGCGCTTCATCGTCGAAAAGACCGCCGGCGTGCATGCGGCGGCGGCGGGACGCTTCGAACAGGCCAGCCGGCACCTGTCCGCGGCCCTGGCCGAATGGCGCGGCCCGGTGCTGGAGGACCTGGAGGACTTCCGGTTCGTCGACGCCTTCACCGCGTCCCTCGTCGAGGAGAAGATCCTGACGCACACGGCGCAGGCCGAGGCCGAAATCGCTTGCGGACGCGCGTTTACTGTGATCACCGAGCTGGAAGCGCTGACGGCCGAACATCCTTACCGCGAGCAACTGTGGGCTCAGTTGATGACCGCCTACTACCTGTCCGACCGCCAGTCCGACGCGCTGGCGGCCTACCGCCGCGTGCAAAAGTCGCTCGCCGATGACCTCGGGATCGACCCGGGCCAGAACCTGCGCGCCCTCAATGACCGGATCCTGCGCCAGGAACCGCTGGACGCCAAGAAAAACGCCATGACGACCGCGGCGGTCGCGATCACCGTGCTCGAGCAGTTCACGTCCGACAGGAAGGTGGTCGCCTATCTGCACGAGGTGACCGGGCGCAGCTATCCGCTGCAAGGGTCGACAACGATTGGGCGGCTTAGCGACAACGACATCGTCCTCGACTCCCCCAAAGTCAGCCGCCACCACGCCGTCGTCGTCGACACCGGAACCGGCTACATCATCGACGACCTACGGTCCTCCAACGGCGTGCATGTGCAGCACCAACGAATCCGCTCGGCCGCCACCTTGCAGGACGGTGACCGCGTCCGGATCGGCGACCACGAATTCACCTTCCAGGTCGCCGCCGACAACGGCGACGACGGCTAG
- a CDS encoding DNA-deoxyinosine glycosylase: MSTPLLRGFPPVVDERARTLILGSFPSAQSLAVGQYYANPRNAFWSITGELFGFAAAAPYDRRLAALRSHGIALWDVLQACRRVGSSDSAIEPKSVLVNDFGELFERHPAITAVYFNGAKAADLFRRLAAAPQRIRYQRLPSTSPAHAVRPGAKLAAWKVIASAA; encoded by the coding sequence ATGAGCACACCACTGCTGCGGGGATTCCCGCCCGTCGTCGACGAGCGCGCCAGGACGCTGATCCTCGGCTCGTTTCCCAGTGCACAGTCGCTGGCGGTCGGCCAGTACTACGCCAATCCGCGCAATGCGTTCTGGTCGATCACCGGCGAGCTGTTCGGCTTCGCCGCGGCCGCGCCCTACGACCGAAGGCTCGCGGCACTGCGGTCCCATGGCATCGCCCTCTGGGACGTGCTGCAGGCGTGCCGCCGGGTCGGCAGCTCCGATTCGGCGATTGAGCCAAAGAGCGTGTTGGTCAACGATTTTGGGGAGCTCTTTGAGCGCCACCCCGCCATCACCGCGGTGTACTTCAACGGCGCCAAGGCCGCCGATCTGTTCCGCCGGCTGGCGGCGGCGCCGCAGCGGATCCGGTATCAGCGGTTGCCGTCTACCAGCCCGGCCCATGCGGTGCGGCCGGGCGCCAAGCTCGCGGCCTGGAAGGTGATCGCGAGCGCGGCGTAG
- a CDS encoding ABC transporter ATP-binding protein: MLLALLRQYIRPYRRPVAVLMALQLVSNLASLYLPTVNAAIIDEGVAKGDTTTIVRLGMVMLGVTALQVVCSIGAVYFGSRTGMGFGRDLRAALFDHVTTFSERETGRFGAPTLLTRSTNDVRQIQYLVQITGTVLVTAPIMCLGGIFMAIRQEAALTWLLLVSVPIMAVANYWVMSHMLPLFRRMQGLIDGINRVMRDQLAGVRVVRAFAREDFERDRFARANTALSNTALTAGNWQALMLPVTTLTINVSSVALIWFGGLRIDRGQMQVGSLTAFLAYFTQILMAVLMATMTLVVLPRASVCAERITEVLATRPAVTDPPNPRSPRGKITGAVRLEGATFTYPGADRPVLQNISLTALPGTTTAIVGSTGSGKSTLVSLICRLYDVTGGAVSLDGIDVRDYRTERLWSAIGLVPQRGYLFSGTVADNLRYGAAPGQAVSDEQMWEALRVAAADDFVRAHDDGLRMRVAQGGINFSGGQRQRLAIARAVIRRPAIYLFDDSFAALDARTDARVRASLRESCGEATVIVVTQRISIAATADQVIVIDDGKMVGAGTHESLLTDCTTYAEFADSQSVDAVRSGRVGGAP; the protein is encoded by the coding sequence ATGCTCCTGGCACTGCTGCGCCAGTACATCCGGCCGTACCGGCGGCCGGTGGCGGTGCTGATGGCGCTGCAGCTGGTCAGCAACCTCGCGTCGCTGTATCTGCCGACGGTCAACGCCGCCATCATCGACGAGGGCGTCGCCAAGGGCGACACCACCACGATCGTCCGGCTCGGCATGGTGATGCTCGGGGTCACCGCACTGCAGGTGGTGTGCTCGATCGGGGCGGTCTATTTCGGCTCGCGCACCGGGATGGGCTTCGGTCGTGATCTGCGCGCGGCGCTCTTCGACCACGTCACCACCTTTTCCGAGCGCGAGACGGGCCGGTTCGGCGCGCCGACCCTGTTGACGCGCAGCACCAACGACGTGCGGCAAATCCAGTACCTGGTCCAGATAACCGGCACCGTGCTGGTGACCGCCCCGATCATGTGCCTGGGCGGGATCTTCATGGCCATCCGCCAGGAGGCCGCGCTGACGTGGCTGCTGTTGGTCAGCGTGCCGATCATGGCGGTGGCCAACTACTGGGTGATGTCGCACATGCTGCCCCTGTTCCGGCGGATGCAGGGCCTCATCGACGGCATCAACCGGGTGATGCGCGACCAGCTGGCCGGCGTCCGGGTGGTCCGGGCGTTCGCCCGGGAGGATTTCGAGCGGGACCGCTTCGCTCGCGCCAACACCGCGCTGTCGAACACCGCGCTGACCGCGGGGAACTGGCAAGCGCTGATGCTGCCGGTGACCACGCTGACCATCAACGTGTCCAGCGTCGCGCTGATCTGGTTCGGCGGGTTGCGCATTGACCGCGGCCAGATGCAGGTCGGTTCGCTGACCGCCTTCCTGGCCTACTTCACCCAGATCCTGATGGCGGTGCTGATGGCGACGATGACGCTGGTGGTGTTGCCGCGGGCCTCCGTCTGCGCCGAACGGATCACCGAGGTGCTCGCCACCCGCCCCGCCGTCACCGACCCCCCGAATCCGCGGTCCCCGCGGGGCAAGATCACCGGTGCCGTGCGTCTGGAGGGTGCGACGTTCACCTACCCGGGCGCCGATCGTCCGGTGCTGCAGAACATTTCACTGACCGCACTACCCGGAACCACCACCGCGATCGTCGGCAGCACCGGTTCGGGCAAGTCGACGCTGGTCTCGCTGATCTGCCGGCTCTACGACGTGACCGGCGGCGCGGTCTCGCTCGACGGCATCGACGTCCGCGATTACCGGACCGAGCGGTTGTGGTCGGCGATCGGGCTGGTTCCCCAGCGCGGCTACCTGTTCTCCGGAACCGTCGCGGACAACCTGCGCTACGGCGCCGCCCCCGGCCAAGCGGTCAGCGACGAACAGATGTGGGAAGCGTTGCGGGTGGCCGCCGCCGACGATTTCGTGCGGGCCCACGACGACGGGCTGCGCATGCGGGTGGCCCAGGGCGGTATCAACTTCTCCGGCGGGCAGCGGCAGCGACTCGCCATCGCCCGGGCGGTCATCCGCCGCCCGGCGATCTATTTGTTCGACGACTCGTTCGCCGCGCTCGATGCGCGCACCGACGCGCGGGTGCGTGCCTCGCTGCGGGAAAGCTGCGGCGAGGCCACCGTCATCGTTGTCACACAACGCATCTCGATCGCCGCCACGGCTGACCAGGTGATCGTGATCGACGACGGGAAAATGGTGGGCGCGGGCACGCACGAATCGCTGCTGACCGATTGCACCACCTACGCCGAATTCGCCGACTCGCAGTCGGTCGACGCGGTGCGCTCGGGTCGCGTCGGGGGCGCGCCGTGA
- a CDS encoding ABC transporter ATP-binding protein, with the protein MSAPATRSDDFWGSAARLVKRLAPQRRLCAAVITLGITGTAIGVIVPRILGHATDLLFNGVIGRQLPAGITKAQAIAAARSRGANTFADLLSGMNVVPGHGVDFGAVARTLTLALALYLVSALLIWGQARLLNVTVQRTMVALRSDVEDKVHRLPLSYFDGRQRGELLSRVTNDIDNIQSSLSMTISQLLTSILTVLAVLAMMLSISPLLVLITVLTVPLSLVATRAIARRSQRLFVAQWTSVGRLNAHIEETYSGFTVVTTFGHQAAAREQFRTLNDDVYHASFGAQFFSGLVAPATTFIGNLGYVAVAVVGGLQVATGHITLGNIQAFIQYVRQFNSPLSQLAGMYNTLQSGAASAERVFTLLDEPEESPDPAPTAHPGPAVAAGRPAGRVEFAHVSFAYRPGTPVIEDLSMVAEPGSTVAIVGPTGAGKTTLVNLLMRFYDVDAGQILLDGVDIATLDRRSLRSRIGMVLQDTWLFEGTIAENIAYGRPGAAEDEVLEAATAAYVDRFVRTLPAGYQTRISGDGGNISAGEKQLITIARAFLARPQLLILDEATSSVDTRTEALIQHAMCELRRDRTSFIIAHRLSTIRDADRILVVEAGRIVEQGNHSELLARRGTYYEMTQA; encoded by the coding sequence ATGTCGGCCCCTGCCACCCGTTCCGACGACTTCTGGGGCTCGGCAGCCCGCTTGGTGAAACGGCTTGCGCCGCAACGACGGCTGTGCGCGGCGGTGATCACCCTGGGAATCACGGGGACGGCGATCGGCGTGATCGTCCCGCGGATCCTGGGGCATGCCACCGATTTACTGTTCAACGGTGTGATCGGTCGTCAGCTCCCCGCCGGAATCACCAAGGCGCAGGCCATCGCCGCCGCGCGAAGCCGAGGAGCCAACACCTTCGCCGACCTGCTGTCCGGGATGAACGTCGTGCCGGGCCACGGCGTGGACTTCGGTGCGGTGGCGCGGACGCTGACGCTGGCGCTGGCCCTGTATCTCGTTTCCGCGCTGCTGATTTGGGGGCAGGCCCGGCTGCTCAACGTCACCGTGCAGCGAACCATGGTGGCGCTGCGTTCCGATGTGGAGGACAAGGTCCACCGGCTGCCGTTGTCCTACTTCGACGGCCGGCAGCGTGGTGAGCTGCTGAGCCGCGTCACCAACGACATCGACAACATCCAATCGTCGCTCTCGATGACGATCAGCCAACTGCTGACATCGATCCTGACCGTGCTGGCGGTGCTGGCGATGATGCTGTCCATCTCGCCGCTGCTGGTGTTGATCACCGTGCTGACGGTGCCGCTGTCGCTGGTGGCGACCCGGGCGATCGCGCGTCGTTCCCAGCGGCTGTTCGTCGCGCAGTGGACCAGCGTCGGACGCCTCAACGCCCACATCGAGGAGACCTACAGCGGTTTCACGGTGGTCACGACTTTCGGTCACCAGGCCGCGGCGCGCGAGCAATTCCGCACCCTCAACGACGACGTCTACCACGCCAGCTTCGGAGCGCAGTTCTTCTCCGGGCTGGTGGCGCCGGCGACCACCTTCATCGGCAACCTCGGCTACGTCGCCGTCGCCGTGGTCGGCGGCCTGCAGGTGGCCACCGGCCACATCACCCTGGGCAACATCCAGGCGTTCATTCAGTATGTGCGGCAGTTCAACTCACCATTGAGCCAGCTGGCCGGCATGTACAACACCCTGCAGTCCGGGGCGGCCAGCGCCGAACGTGTTTTCACGCTGCTCGACGAACCCGAGGAATCGCCGGATCCCGCGCCCACCGCCCACCCCGGCCCCGCCGTCGCGGCCGGGCGGCCCGCCGGCCGAGTCGAATTCGCCCACGTGAGCTTCGCCTACCGCCCCGGCACCCCGGTGATCGAAGACCTGTCCATGGTGGCCGAACCGGGCAGCACGGTGGCGATCGTCGGGCCGACCGGAGCGGGCAAGACCACGCTGGTCAACCTGCTGATGCGGTTCTATGACGTCGACGCCGGCCAGATCCTGCTCGACGGGGTCGACATCGCCACGCTGGATCGCCGGTCGCTGCGGTCGCGAATCGGCATGGTGCTGCAGGACACCTGGCTGTTCGAGGGGACGATCGCGGAGAACATCGCCTATGGTCGCCCCGGCGCCGCTGAGGACGAGGTGCTCGAGGCCGCAACCGCCGCCTACGTGGATCGTTTCGTGCGCACGTTGCCGGCCGGCTACCAGACCCGCATCAGCGGTGACGGAGGCAACATCAGCGCCGGCGAAAAGCAGCTGATCACCATCGCACGCGCATTCCTTGCCCGCCCGCAGTTGTTGATCCTCGACGAGGCGACCAGTTCGGTGGATACCCGCACCGAGGCCCTCATCCAGCACGCGATGTGCGAGCTGCGCCGCGACCGCACGAGTTTCATTATCGCGCACCGGCTTTCGACGATCCGTGATGCCGACCGGATTTTGGTGGTGGAGGCGGGCCGGATCGTCGAACAGGGCAATCACAGTGAACTGCTCGCCCGGCGCGGCACGTATTACGAGATGACACAGGCGTAA
- a CDS encoding DUF732 domain-containing protein, with product MFSRRITTIATTAIGAAAIGLAAVGMAGTAAASSVQTADQAFLSQMQSLGVTFPSTQDAVRAGHQVCTDLSAGQTPIAVTVQIFRHTHLTPPQAAGVVNAATIAYCPQFSGQPA from the coding sequence ATGTTCTCCCGCCGCATCACCACAATCGCCACCACCGCCATCGGCGCTGCCGCCATCGGGCTGGCGGCCGTCGGTATGGCCGGCACCGCCGCGGCGAGCTCCGTGCAGACCGCCGATCAGGCGTTCCTGAGCCAGATGCAAAGCCTCGGCGTCACTTTCCCGTCGACGCAAGATGCCGTGCGCGCCGGCCACCAGGTATGCACCGACCTGTCCGCCGGCCAGACGCCGATCGCGGTCACCGTCCAGATCTTCCGCCACACCCACCTGACTCCCCCGCAGGCGGCCGGCGTGGTGAACGCGGCGACCATCGCCTACTGCCCGCAGTTCTCCGGGCAGCCCGCGTAG